The Phragmitibacter flavus genome has a segment encoding these proteins:
- a CDS encoding helix-turn-helix domain-containing protein, whose translation MSLSLGSQLRQARTKRGLSLLDVAHKTRIPAARLQDLEDDNYNSHGGLTYAKSFLRTYSAFLKVDASAILDQLQPPPLAGAKDYRYLVSNLGPWIRSRQFRARRPERRGAARRGSYVTTAMVTGGIVLLGGGLMFANAMFNFGAKTEEAPVASPPSASVRSLPAISSVETAKVSWIVPAHTSALTIPSETTDTAANHPIPVAIPVDSKTGELLKPSQILPAPVKAIPVED comes from the coding sequence ATGTCCCTCTCCCTCGGTTCCCAACTTCGTCAAGCCCGCACCAAACGCGGTCTGAGCCTGCTTGATGTCGCTCACAAGACCCGCATCCCCGCAGCCCGGCTGCAGGACCTTGAGGACGACAATTACAACAGCCACGGCGGGCTGACCTACGCCAAGAGTTTCCTGCGCACCTACTCCGCATTTTTGAAGGTCGATGCCAGTGCCATTCTCGACCAGCTCCAGCCCCCGCCCCTCGCCGGAGCCAAGGACTACCGTTATCTCGTCTCCAACCTCGGCCCATGGATTCGCTCTCGCCAATTCCGCGCCCGTCGTCCCGAGCGCAGAGGTGCCGCCCGACGCGGCTCCTACGTCACCACGGCGATGGTCACCGGCGGAATCGTCCTGCTCGGCGGTGGTCTCATGTTTGCCAATGCCATGTTCAACTTCGGTGCCAAAACTGAAGAGGCTCCTGTCGCATCCCCTCCATCGGCCTCCGTTCGTTCTCTCCCCGCCATCTCCTCCGTGGAAACCGCCAAAGTCAGCTGGATCGTCCCCGCTCATACCTCCGCTTTGACGATCCCTTCTGAAACGACGGACACGGCTGCCAACCATCCTATCCCGGTCGCCATTCCCGTCGACAGCAAAACTGGAGAGTTGCTTAAACCCAGCCAAATCCTCCCCGCCCCGGTCAAGGCTATTCCGGTCGAAGATTAG